From the genome of Pelobacter propionicus DSM 2379, one region includes:
- the dapB gene encoding 4-hydroxy-tetrahydrodipicolinate reductase, with amino-acid sequence MIKIAVCGAAGRMGQRLINSVQEAEGVCLSGVLERPAHPLVGQDAGLVAGCGALGVSISDDLNAVIAGCDVLIDFTAPKVSLKNLEACGLQRKSIVIGSTGFTPEERQLAMELTRNISAILAPNMSVGVNVCFKILKDIAATLGDDFDVEIVESHHRMKVDAPSGTAVRMGQVVAEALGRDYDRVANFHREGITGSRTKDEIGMQTIRGGDIVGEHTVYFIGMGERIELSHRAMNRDMFSRGAVRAATWVVGQAPGLYDMQDVLGLK; translated from the coding sequence ATGATCAAGATAGCTGTCTGCGGAGCTGCCGGCCGCATGGGACAACGCCTCATCAATTCCGTGCAGGAGGCCGAGGGTGTATGTCTCTCCGGCGTACTGGAACGGCCCGCCCATCCGCTGGTGGGACAGGATGCCGGGCTGGTTGCCGGATGCGGGGCACTGGGTGTCAGCATCTCCGACGATCTCAACGCCGTCATTGCCGGTTGCGATGTCCTGATCGATTTCACCGCCCCCAAGGTATCCCTCAAGAACCTGGAGGCCTGCGGGTTGCAGCGGAAGTCCATCGTCATCGGCTCCACCGGCTTTACCCCCGAGGAGCGCCAGCTGGCAATGGAGCTGACCAGAAACATCTCGGCCATACTGGCGCCCAATATGTCGGTGGGGGTCAATGTCTGCTTCAAGATCCTCAAGGACATCGCGGCGACCCTTGGCGACGACTTCGACGTGGAGATTGTCGAGTCCCATCACCGCATGAAGGTGGACGCTCCTTCCGGCACCGCGGTGCGCATGGGGCAGGTGGTTGCCGAGGCCCTGGGGCGTGACTACGACCGGGTGGCGAACTTCCACCGGGAGGGAATCACCGGCAGCCGCACAAAGGATGAGATCGGCATGCAGACCATCCGCGGCGGCGACATCGTCGGCGAGCACACGGTCTACTTCATCGGCATGGGTGAGCGCATCGAGCTCTCCCACCGCGCCATGAACCGGGACATGTTCTCGCGGGGAGCGGTCCGCGCCGCCACGTGGGTGGTGGGTCAGGCGCCCGGTCTCTACGACATGCAGGATGTGCTTGGTTTGAAATAG